In Terriglobia bacterium, the DNA window CACCTCGGAGTCCTCGCTCTCGAGGCTCAGGAACGCCGAACCGTCCACGAACCCGCGCAGGCGGGACTCTTCCCGTTCCGCGGCCGGGGTCGGCGGCCCCGCGACGAGCAGTACGGAGAGCAGCGCGAGAGCGAACGGGACCATCCGCTGCTGGATCATGGTCTCCTCGGCTCGGGCCTTGGGGCCCATCGAATCGGGACGCGACGCAGCGCCGGTGCGACCTCTCCGGCGACGACCGTATCGCACGCCGCGCGCTCCGCCCGGTGAAGCGCCCGGGAGGCGAGGGACAGCACCCGGCGCGCGTCGTCCCTGCCCCTTGCCACCTCGTCGGCGGATGGCCGGCCGGTTTGCGTGGGCGCCAGCGGTCCCCCGAGGAGAAGCAAGGCGAGGATGACGACCGCGGCGGCGCCCGCCCATGCCGGCCAGGCGGCAGAGAAGCGCGGAAGACCCCGGAAACGGCTCCGGCGTACCGTGCGGTCGAGGACGGCCTCGAGCGCCTCGGGGGGCAGGGGATGCTCGGGAAGCGCGCGAAGGGTGGTCCTCACCGCCGCCAGCCCTTCGGCGACGGCCCGGCACTCGCCGCACGCGGCGAGGTGAACCTCGAGCGCGGCGGCGCGTTCCGCGGACAGCTCGCCATCCAGGCGCTCGTCGAGGAGCGGGCGGACGGCAGCGCACGCGCTCACGGGTGCACCCCCGCACGCAGAAGGGTCACGCGCAGCCGCTCGCGCGCCCGGTGGAGGGCGGCCTTGACGGTGCCGAGCGGGATACCCAGAGCTTCGGCGATCTCGTCGTAGGGTAGGTCCTCGACCTCGCGGAGCAGGACAATCGCCCGGTCTCGAGGGGCGAGGCGCTCGAGCGCGCCCGCCAGGACGCCTCCCAGCCGGGAGGAAGCCGCGGCCCGCTCGGGGTCGGGCGCGGGGTCGGCCCGTTGGGCTTCCTGGGAATCGTCCTCGGCGACCTCGGGTCGCGCCGCAGTGCGCCGGTGGCGGTCGAGACAGAGACGGTGCGTCGTCCGGAGCAGCCAGCTTCGCGCGGCCGCGTCGGGCACGTCGCTCCGGTGCCGCCAGAGCCTCACCAACGCCTCCTGGGACACGTCCCGGGCCTCCTCGCCGTCCCTGAGCAGCCAGACGGCGTGGCTGTGCACCCGGTTCCGGTGCTCCCGCACGGCGCGCTCGAATCCCTCATCCGTCATGCTCCCTACCTAGAACGGGGACCGCGGCGGGAAAGTTGCAGGATTCAGGCGGCGCCGCGGAGAACGGCTACTCCGGGATCCGCCACACCGTGTCGAGGACCGTCCCGTCCACCCACTTCACCACGGCGACCGGCTGGTCCACGAACCGGGGCTTGGCCGCGGCGCCGCCGCAGATCCGCTCCACCTCGTCCTTGATCCGCTCGATCGGCTTGATCGGAAGCGAGGAGCCCTTGACCGCGTCCAGGAGGTCCTGCCGCCTGGGGTTGATCGCGATGCCTCGCTCGGTGACGATCACGTCGATCAGCTCGCCAGGGCCGACCAGCGTCGTGACCTCGTCCACGATCACGGGGATCCGGTCGCGAAACGAAGGGACGGCCAAGATGGTGCACCCGGCGAACAGGCAGTTCTGCCAGCCGCCGATCCCGTGGAGGAGC includes these proteins:
- a CDS encoding RNA polymerase sigma factor, which translates into the protein MTDEGFERAVREHRNRVHSHAVWLLRDGEEARDVSQEALVRLWRHRSDVPDAAARSWLLRTTHRLCLDRHRRTAARPEVAEDDSQEAQRADPAPDPERAAASSRLGGVLAGALERLAPRDRAIVLLREVEDLPYDEIAEALGIPLGTVKAALHRARERLRVTLLRAGVHP
- a CDS encoding zf-HC2 domain-containing protein codes for the protein MSACAAVRPLLDERLDGELSAERAAALEVHLAACGECRAVAEGLAAVRTTLRALPEHPLPPEALEAVLDRTVRRSRFRGLPRFSAAWPAWAGAAAVVILALLLLGGPLAPTQTGRPSADEVARGRDDARRVLSLASRALHRAERAACDTVVAGEVAPALRRVPIRWAPRPEPRRP